From a region of the Bermanella marisrubri genome:
- the carA gene encoding glutamine-hydrolyzing carbamoyl-phosphate synthase small subunit has translation MSKPAILALEDGSIFKGTAIGADGHSVGEVVFNTSMTGYQEILTDPSYCRQIVTLTYPHIGNYGTTSEDAECDQIWASGLVIRDLPLVASNFRSEQALDEYLRQRNVVAIADIDTRRLTRILREKGSLNGCVMAGDDVDTDKALELAKGFAGLKGMDLAKEVTTDKTYTWNETSWQLGVGHEKKEGGQFKVVAYDYGVKRNILRMLVDRDCELTVVPAQTPAKDVLAMNPDGIFLSNGPGDPEPCDYAIAAIKEILETDIPVFGICLGHQLLALASGAKTEKMGHGHHGGNHPVQNLEDKTVMITAQNHGFAVSETGIPDNLTVTHKSLFDGTTQGIHRTDKPAFSFQGHPEASPGPHDAAPLFDHFIELMQARKA, from the coding sequence TTGTCAAAGCCAGCTATTCTTGCGCTCGAAGACGGAAGCATTTTCAAAGGCACCGCTATTGGTGCAGATGGTCATTCTGTTGGGGAGGTAGTCTTTAATACCTCCATGACAGGTTACCAGGAAATTCTTACCGACCCTTCTTATTGCCGCCAAATCGTTACTCTTACATACCCCCATATCGGAAACTACGGAACCACTTCAGAAGATGCTGAATGTGACCAAATCTGGGCTTCTGGCCTAGTTATCCGCGACTTACCACTTGTCGCAAGTAACTTCCGTAGTGAACAAGCGCTAGATGAATACTTGCGTCAGCGCAATGTAGTGGCCATCGCCGACATTGATACACGACGTTTAACCCGTATCCTTCGTGAGAAGGGCAGCCTGAACGGTTGCGTGATGGCCGGTGACGATGTGGATACAGATAAGGCACTAGAGCTTGCCAAAGGTTTTGCCGGACTCAAAGGCATGGACCTTGCCAAAGAAGTTACTACAGACAAAACCTACACTTGGAATGAAACCAGCTGGCAGCTTGGTGTAGGCCACGAGAAGAAAGAGGGTGGTCAGTTTAAAGTCGTTGCTTATGACTATGGCGTCAAACGCAATATTTTGCGCATGCTGGTGGATCGTGACTGCGAGTTAACGGTTGTGCCTGCGCAAACCCCAGCCAAAGACGTATTGGCTATGAATCCTGATGGTATCTTCCTGTCAAATGGACCTGGTGACCCAGAGCCATGTGACTATGCCATTGCAGCAATCAAAGAGATATTGGAAACCGATATTCCTGTATTTGGTATCTGCCTAGGTCACCAATTGTTGGCGCTCGCTTCTGGTGCCAAGACTGAAAAAATGGGCCATGGCCACCACGGTGGTAACCACCCAGTACAAAACTTAGAAGACAAAACAGTGATGATTACGGCGCAAAACCATGGTTTTGCGGTATCAGAAACCGGTATTCCCGATAATCTAACGGTGACGCACAAGTCATTGTTCGACGGCACTACCCAAGGGATTCATCGCACGGACAAGCCTGCGTTTAGCTTCCAAGGTCACCCAGAAGCGAGCCCTGGTCCGCACGATGCTGCACCGCTGTTCGATCATTTTATTGAATTAATGCAAGCCCGCAAAGCTTAG
- a CDS encoding SRPBCC domain-containing protein — MADSLHQIEIHADKADVFKALTTNPGIQGWWTSDCDVASDEGGLCHFYFNNRQTHFVMRAQKLLSNQRIFWVCEDGPKEWQQTELWWEITEIAEKHCQLDFKHMNWQRDDGLFPLCNSTWGTLMSHLKNYCETGSKDPLFTDPISISA; from the coding sequence ATGGCCGATAGCCTGCATCAAATAGAAATTCACGCCGATAAAGCGGACGTGTTCAAAGCTCTCACCACTAATCCTGGCATTCAAGGATGGTGGACCAGTGACTGCGATGTAGCGAGTGACGAAGGTGGATTATGTCATTTCTATTTTAATAACCGTCAAACTCACTTTGTCATGCGCGCACAAAAGCTTCTGTCTAATCAGCGGATTTTTTGGGTGTGTGAGGATGGTCCAAAAGAATGGCAACAAACTGAACTCTGGTGGGAGATAACTGAAATAGCAGAAAAACACTGCCAGCTAGACTTTAAACATATGAATTGGCAGCGAGACGATGGCTTGTTCCCTTTATGCAACAGCACTTGGGGAACACTCATGAGTCATCTAAAAAATTACTGTGAAACCGGAAGCAAAGACCCACTTTTCACTGACCCGATTTCTATCAGCGCTTAA
- a CDS encoding SIMPL domain-containing protein (The SIMPL domain is named for its presence in mouse protein SIMPL (signalling molecule that associates with mouse pelle-like kinase). Bacterial member BP26, from Brucella, was shown to assemble into a channel-like structure, while YggE from E. coli has been associated with resistance to oxidative stress.), translating to MHNYKWPLLAMIIVLISACNIEEKSQWTVIDTHGVSNGSAIATSHTVSVNFNSEALGQSEASQALKKQIAEFEIWANKRAFKVVPKQHSLRPMYQYHKEEGRELVGYIAEQQFLLEELSPGDYQIVLKELPSLNPSQLSLQSVEASEEAQSKLKAELISKAFDDAKATAKAMQDSAGLCGLQVASMNVQKSGLHATPIMMRMETQADGVMHKAQAEQEQSIHLQVSWRAKPCAD from the coding sequence ATGCACAATTACAAATGGCCATTATTGGCAATGATCATAGTCCTCATTAGCGCCTGCAATATCGAGGAGAAATCTCAGTGGACGGTAATAGATACCCATGGCGTATCAAATGGCAGCGCTATTGCTACCAGTCATACGGTTTCTGTGAATTTTAATAGTGAAGCATTAGGACAATCAGAGGCTTCGCAAGCGCTCAAAAAACAGATCGCCGAATTTGAAATCTGGGCAAATAAGCGGGCATTTAAGGTTGTACCGAAGCAGCATTCTTTGCGCCCCATGTATCAGTATCATAAAGAGGAAGGCCGAGAACTCGTTGGGTATATCGCCGAACAGCAATTCTTGCTGGAGGAACTGTCCCCTGGTGACTATCAAATTGTACTAAAAGAGCTGCCTAGTCTGAATCCTAGCCAGTTAAGCTTACAAAGTGTTGAGGCGTCTGAAGAAGCGCAATCGAAATTAAAAGCCGAGCTAATCTCGAAGGCTTTCGATGATGCCAAAGCGACTGCGAAAGCCATGCAAGACAGTGCCGGATTATGTGGTTTACAAGTCGCGTCCATGAATGTTCAAAAAAGTGGCCTGCACGCTACTCCGATAATGATGCGGATGGAAACTCAAGCTGATGGCGTCATGCACAAAGCTCAGGCCGAGCAAGAGCAAAGCATTCACCTGCAAGTGTCTTGGCGAGCAAAACCTTGTGCAGATTAA
- a CDS encoding class II glutamine amidotransferase encodes MCELLGMSANTPTDLCFSFTGLTQRGGKTGPHKDGWGVSFYEGKGVRSFHDATPSATSEIASMIQGHPIKSKTAICHIRQANVGDINLANTHPFIRELWGRYWVFAHNGQLESFSPKNGIYEPVGDTDSERIFCDVMNYIRAHLPRNATPKQLAEILVKLAQGYAKQGVFNCLLSNGDWLFTFCSTKLASITRRAPFGPARLTDADVTIDFESETTPNDVVSIVATEPLTSDEEWHLYKPGEWKLWQLGEVIAHGQATI; translated from the coding sequence ATGTGCGAATTACTGGGCATGAGTGCCAACACTCCTACAGATTTATGTTTTAGTTTCACGGGACTGACTCAGCGAGGAGGAAAAACAGGCCCGCACAAAGATGGCTGGGGAGTCTCTTTCTATGAAGGAAAAGGCGTGCGCAGTTTTCATGATGCAACACCCTCCGCTACCAGTGAAATTGCATCTATGATTCAGGGCCATCCAATAAAAAGTAAAACGGCAATTTGTCATATTCGCCAAGCCAATGTGGGGGACATCAATTTAGCCAACACCCACCCTTTCATTCGAGAGCTTTGGGGGCGCTACTGGGTATTCGCACATAATGGTCAATTAGAATCTTTTTCACCAAAAAACGGTATTTACGAACCGGTTGGTGATACTGATAGTGAAAGGATCTTTTGTGATGTCATGAATTACATCCGAGCCCACCTACCTAGAAATGCTACACCAAAGCAATTGGCAGAAATACTCGTCAAATTAGCTCAGGGTTATGCAAAGCAGGGCGTCTTTAACTGCTTGTTAAGCAATGGCGACTGGCTATTTACTTTTTGCTCAACTAAGTTGGCGTCCATCACTCGTCGCGCCCCTTTTGGACCGGCCAGATTAACCGATGCAGACGTTACGATCGACTTCGAATCAGAAACAACACCCAATGATGTCGTCAGTATTGTCGCCACTGAACCGCTAACCAGTGACGAAGAATGGCATTTATACAAGCCAGGAGAGTGGAAGCTATGGCAGCTAGGTGAAGTCATTGCTCATGGCCAAGCCACCATCTAG
- a CDS encoding glycerophosphodiester phosphodiesterase family protein gives MIRLFPIILLLSGCTSLSIMNQQTSISVGPRPMFLIDQMEDGQLKTQLRGCQNKILEHQAFSIAHRGAPLMFPEHGFSSYQAAHTMGAGKQECDVTFTKDGELVCRHSQCDLHQTTDVLLRPELAKQCYQPFVPANESQPAQANCCTSDFTLKQLKQLCIKMDGYNSSAVTAEEFVKGTPSWRTDLFQTCEQIVTHKESIKLFSEWDVDMVPELKTPQVEMPFSLNKETAFTQQRYAQKLVNEYKEAKINPEKVWLQSFDLKDIRYWLKNEPEFAKQAVYLDGRYVDPQFDENKPSTWQPSMKQLKELGLHYIAPPLWVLMKEEGNEIVPSEYAIHAKQAGLKLIAWTLERSNNMEQGGGWYYQTIQNKVNSQGDIFVVLDVLARQVGVHAVFSDWPATTTYYANCMLNQHSL, from the coding sequence ATGATTCGCTTATTTCCGATCATTCTCTTGTTATCAGGGTGCACGTCATTGAGCATCATGAATCAGCAGACTTCAATTAGTGTAGGGCCACGTCCAATGTTTTTGATTGATCAGATGGAAGATGGTCAATTAAAAACACAATTACGTGGATGCCAAAATAAAATTTTGGAGCATCAAGCATTTTCAATCGCCCATCGTGGCGCGCCGCTTATGTTTCCTGAACATGGTTTTTCAAGTTATCAGGCGGCCCATACTATGGGGGCGGGCAAGCAAGAGTGTGATGTGACCTTTACCAAGGACGGAGAGCTAGTTTGTCGGCATAGTCAATGCGATTTGCATCAAACAACGGATGTGCTTTTACGTCCGGAACTGGCTAAGCAGTGCTATCAACCTTTTGTTCCTGCAAATGAATCACAGCCGGCGCAGGCTAATTGCTGTACATCAGACTTTACCTTAAAGCAGTTAAAACAGCTTTGTATTAAAATGGATGGTTACAACAGTAGTGCGGTAACTGCAGAAGAGTTTGTTAAGGGAACGCCAAGTTGGCGCACAGATTTATTCCAAACTTGCGAGCAAATCGTTACTCATAAAGAGAGCATTAAACTGTTCTCTGAGTGGGATGTTGACATGGTCCCGGAGTTAAAAACGCCGCAAGTGGAGATGCCATTTTCTCTCAATAAGGAAACAGCATTTACACAGCAAAGATATGCTCAAAAGCTGGTAAATGAATACAAAGAAGCGAAAATAAATCCAGAAAAGGTGTGGCTGCAATCGTTTGATTTAAAAGATATTCGATATTGGCTTAAAAATGAGCCAGAATTTGCGAAGCAAGCTGTTTACTTAGATGGCCGATACGTTGATCCGCAGTTTGACGAGAATAAGCCAAGTACGTGGCAGCCGAGCATGAAACAGTTGAAAGAGTTAGGGCTTCACTATATTGCGCCGCCGTTATGGGTACTTATGAAAGAAGAGGGCAACGAAATTGTGCCCAGTGAATATGCAATCCACGCAAAACAAGCAGGTTTGAAACTTATTGCTTGGACGCTTGAACGCAGCAATAACATGGAGCAGGGCGGCGGCTGGTATTATCAAACGATACAGAATAAGGTAAATAGCCAGGGAGATATTTTTGTTGTGTTGGATGTGCTCGCAAGACAAGTGGGGGTACATGCAGTATTTTCTGATTGGCCTGCCACCACGACCTACTACGCCAATTGTATGCTTAACCAACATTCTTTGTGA
- a CDS encoding NUDIX hydrolase, giving the protein MRQIAVLLFILIAACSETKLKGAGVVAFSKANTGEIYFLLADHNFPQAHRGYGAFGGGIDENETIQTAALREFHEETQCQFASDSLVLYKEAFYNEDRSFVSLVVSVPHRTLSPSFQPDECQGSVYNERSDWRWVSEKDLQDYLDKPQTAPFQIWKKSAVILQQVLDKAPWEESI; this is encoded by the coding sequence ATGAGACAAATTGCAGTTCTTCTTTTCATTTTGATCGCTGCGTGTTCAGAGACGAAGCTCAAGGGTGCAGGTGTCGTCGCTTTTAGTAAAGCGAATACAGGTGAAATTTATTTCCTACTAGCGGACCATAACTTTCCTCAAGCCCATCGTGGATACGGCGCGTTTGGTGGAGGCATTGATGAAAACGAAACTATTCAAACTGCAGCACTAAGAGAGTTTCATGAAGAGACGCAGTGTCAGTTCGCATCTGATAGCCTAGTCTTGTATAAAGAGGCTTTTTATAACGAAGACAGAAGTTTTGTTAGTTTGGTGGTTTCAGTTCCCCATAGAACTTTGTCTCCATCATTTCAGCCAGATGAGTGTCAGGGGAGTGTCTATAACGAACGTTCCGATTGGCGCTGGGTCTCGGAAAAAGATTTACAGGACTATCTAGATAAACCGCAAACAGCCCCCTTTCAGATCTGGAAAAAATCAGCAGTGATACTGCAGCAAGTGTTAGATAAAGCGCCTTGGGAGGAATCAATATGA
- a CDS encoding GNAT family N-acetyltransferase, with product MDKLSGSQTLQFKPVDFDRHEQLCLQFRKDAHLASYGSLAYFNEEEMLNWFRYLIQENPEGFKHVWLKGQIIGQIEYKAIIEEANENNQANSYSYINLFYLKPEYRNLGLGQQLHDFVVKQCQLAGSREIFLRYIPGNKQAKAFYRKNGWLFSGEPDYRGQLMVLDLT from the coding sequence ATGGATAAACTAAGCGGCTCTCAAACTCTTCAATTTAAACCAGTGGATTTTGATCGACACGAACAACTATGCTTACAGTTTCGAAAAGACGCGCATCTAGCCAGTTACGGGAGTCTTGCGTATTTTAATGAAGAAGAAATGTTGAACTGGTTTCGTTATTTAATCCAGGAAAACCCTGAGGGTTTTAAGCACGTATGGCTTAAAGGTCAGATTATTGGTCAGATTGAGTATAAAGCGATAATTGAAGAGGCCAATGAGAATAATCAAGCCAATTCCTACTCTTATATTAATTTGTTTTACCTTAAGCCCGAGTATCGGAATCTGGGCTTGGGACAACAGTTACATGATTTTGTAGTCAAGCAATGTCAGTTAGCCGGCAGTAGAGAGATCTTTCTTAGATATATTCCGGGTAATAAACAAGCGAAAGCATTTTATCGGAAAAATGGTTGGCTGTTCTCAGGTGAGCCGGATTATCGAGGTCAATTAATGGTGTTGGACTTAACTTAA
- the dapB gene encoding 4-hydroxy-tetrahydrodipicolinate reductase — translation MTTRIAIIGAAGRMGRILIEATDAADNAVLGAGVVLPDDSLKGADAGEMAGLGKKLNVALAGSLEDVVNDFDVLIDFTSPETTMQNIEFCKQHGKGIVIGTTGLNDDQKASLQASGKELPIVFAPNYSVGVNLCLNLLRMAASIMGNDSDIEIIEMHHRHKVDAPSGTALRMGEVIADTLDWDLKEVAVYGREGQTGARPQKQIGFETIRGGDVVGDHTVMFAADGERVEVTHKAQSRMTFAKGAVRAAAWLKGKDNGVYDMPDVLGF, via the coding sequence ATGACAACGCGTATTGCCATTATTGGTGCTGCTGGCCGCATGGGCCGTATTCTTATCGAAGCTACAGACGCTGCTGACAATGCTGTACTGGGTGCTGGAGTTGTGTTACCCGATGATAGTCTTAAGGGTGCTGATGCAGGGGAAATGGCGGGCCTTGGCAAGAAGTTAAATGTGGCTTTGGCGGGCAGTTTAGAAGACGTTGTAAATGACTTTGATGTGTTGATTGACTTCACCTCACCTGAAACCACGATGCAAAATATCGAATTTTGTAAGCAACATGGAAAAGGTATCGTGATCGGCACGACAGGCTTAAACGATGATCAGAAAGCCTCGCTTCAAGCTTCGGGTAAAGAGCTTCCTATCGTATTTGCACCAAACTATTCAGTAGGTGTTAATTTATGTTTAAACCTATTACGTATGGCAGCGTCGATAATGGGTAATGATAGCGATATAGAGATCATTGAAATGCACCACCGCCATAAAGTCGATGCGCCTTCTGGTACAGCGTTGCGTATGGGAGAGGTAATAGCAGACACATTAGATTGGGATCTAAAAGAAGTAGCGGTTTATGGCCGAGAAGGACAAACGGGGGCGCGTCCGCAAAAGCAAATTGGTTTTGAAACCATTCGTGGCGGAGATGTTGTCGGTGATCATACAGTAATGTTTGCAGCCGATGGTGAACGTGTCGAGGTGACGCATAAAGCACAAAGTCGTATGACCTTTGCTAAAGGTGCAGTTCGAGCTGCTGCTTGGTTAAAAGGTAAAGACAACGGCGTTTACGATATGCCCGATGTGTTAGGCTTTTAA
- the dnaJ gene encoding molecular chaperone DnaJ has product MSKRDYYEVLGVDRQADAKEIKRAYRKLAMKYHPDRNPDDADADAKFKEASEAYEILGDQEKRAAYDQFGHAGVDGSAGAGAGGFGGGNFSDIFGDVFGDIFGGGGGRRGGPQRGNDLKYNLELSLEEAVKGTEKTIKVPTLVDCEVCDGSGAKAGSKPTVCGTCNGQGQVRMQQGFFAVQQTCPTCQGQGTIIKDPCDSCHGQGVKEETKTLNVKIPPGVDNGDRIRLNGEGEAGAMGGPAGDLYVEAHIKPHSIFERDGRNLYCDVPISIADAALGGEIEVPTLDGRVNLKIPAETQSGKLFRLRGKGVLPVRGGPQGDLLCRVMVETPVNLNDKQKEILREFQASLKGEKHSPRKKTWFDNVKAFFE; this is encoded by the coding sequence ATGTCTAAACGAGATTATTACGAAGTTTTAGGGGTTGACCGCCAAGCGGATGCCAAAGAAATCAAGCGAGCATACCGCAAGCTGGCCATGAAGTATCACCCGGATCGTAATCCGGATGACGCTGATGCTGATGCGAAATTTAAAGAAGCCTCTGAAGCGTATGAAATTCTAGGCGATCAAGAAAAACGCGCCGCATATGATCAATTTGGTCACGCTGGTGTTGATGGGTCAGCCGGTGCAGGAGCGGGTGGTTTTGGCGGCGGCAACTTCAGTGATATTTTCGGAGATGTGTTTGGTGACATTTTCGGTGGCGGCGGTGGGCGTCGTGGTGGGCCACAACGCGGCAACGACCTGAAGTACAACCTAGAACTAAGTCTAGAAGAGGCGGTTAAAGGCACTGAAAAAACCATTAAAGTGCCAACACTCGTCGACTGTGAAGTCTGTGATGGTTCTGGCGCCAAGGCAGGTAGTAAACCGACTGTATGTGGTACCTGTAATGGTCAAGGCCAAGTACGCATGCAGCAAGGTTTCTTTGCGGTGCAGCAAACTTGCCCGACGTGCCAAGGTCAAGGAACGATTATTAAAGACCCTTGCGACAGCTGTCATGGTCAAGGTGTTAAAGAAGAGACTAAGACACTGAATGTTAAAATTCCACCAGGTGTCGATAACGGTGATCGTATTCGTCTTAATGGCGAAGGTGAAGCCGGTGCAATGGGTGGCCCAGCGGGCGACCTTTATGTTGAAGCTCACATCAAACCTCATTCAATATTCGAACGGGATGGTCGCAATCTCTATTGCGATGTGCCAATCAGTATTGCAGATGCTGCCCTTGGTGGTGAGATTGAAGTACCGACGCTTGATGGACGCGTGAATTTAAAAATTCCGGCAGAAACACAAAGCGGTAAATTGTTCCGTTTACGTGGTAAAGGTGTGCTTCCTGTTCGTGGTGGCCCGCAAGGTGATTTGCTATGCCGAGTCATGGTTGAAACACCGGTGAACTTGAATGATAAGCAGAAAGAAATTCTGCGGGAGTTTCAAGCCTCACTAAAGGGGGAGAAACACTCGCCTCGTAAAAAAACATGGTTCGATAATGTAAAGGCATTCTTCGAATAG
- the dnaK gene encoding molecular chaperone DnaK has translation MGKIIGIDLGTTNSCLSVLDGDKARVIENAEGDRTTPSIIAYADDGEILVGQPAKRQAVTNPQNTLYAIKRLIGRRFEDDVVQKDIKMVPYTITKADNGDAWVEVKGEKFAPPQISAEVLKKMKKTAEDYLGEKVTEAVITVPAYFNDSQRQATKDAGKIAGLEVKRIINEPTAAALAYGIDKEGGDRTIAVYDLGGGTFDISIIEVADVDGEKQFEVLATNGDTFLGGEDFDMRLIEFLADEFKKDQGMDLRGDALAMQRLKEAAEKAKVELSSASQTDVNLPYITADASGPKHLNVKVTRAKLESLVEELVKNSLKPCEMALKDAGVSASEVDEVILVGGQTRMPLVQKSVADFFGKEPRKDVNPDEAVAMGAAIQGAVLSGDVKDVLLLDVTPLTLGIETMGGVATAVIEKNTTIPTKKSQVFSTADDNQSAVTIHVVQGERKQASQNKSLGRFDLADIPPAPRGVPQIEVTFDIDANGILNVSAKDKATGKEQSIVIKASSGLNDDEIEKMVKDAEANAEADKKFEEMIQVRNTADGLVHATKKTLEEAGDKATDEEKSAIEAAIAEVEEALKGDDKDAIEAATNKLTEASSGLAQKMYAEQAQQAQGAEGAQEEAGKDDDVVDAEFEEVKDNK, from the coding sequence ATGGGTAAGATCATTGGTATCGACTTAGGCACAACAAACTCTTGTTTGTCTGTATTGGATGGCGACAAAGCACGCGTAATTGAAAACGCGGAAGGCGATCGCACTACACCTTCTATCATCGCATATGCAGATGATGGCGAGATTTTAGTAGGTCAGCCTGCAAAACGTCAGGCGGTTACTAACCCACAAAACACATTATACGCCATCAAGCGTTTAATCGGTCGTCGCTTTGAAGATGATGTCGTACAGAAAGACATTAAGATGGTGCCTTACACCATTACAAAAGCAGACAATGGTGATGCTTGGGTCGAAGTAAAAGGCGAAAAATTTGCACCGCCACAAATTTCTGCTGAAGTTCTTAAGAAAATGAAGAAAACAGCGGAAGACTATCTTGGTGAAAAAGTAACTGAAGCCGTTATCACTGTACCGGCTTACTTTAACGATTCACAGCGTCAGGCAACAAAAGACGCAGGTAAAATCGCAGGCCTAGAAGTCAAGCGTATCATCAACGAGCCAACAGCGGCTGCATTGGCTTATGGTATCGACAAAGAAGGCGGTGACCGCACTATCGCAGTTTACGACTTGGGTGGTGGTACATTCGATATCTCCATCATCGAAGTTGCTGACGTGGATGGTGAGAAACAATTCGAAGTATTGGCAACCAATGGTGATACTTTCCTAGGTGGTGAAGACTTTGATATGCGCTTGATCGAATTCCTAGCGGATGAGTTCAAGAAAGATCAAGGTATGGATCTACGCGGTGATGCACTGGCTATGCAGCGTCTGAAAGAAGCGGCAGAGAAAGCGAAAGTAGAATTGTCATCGGCTTCTCAGACTGACGTTAATCTACCTTACATCACAGCGGATGCATCAGGTCCTAAACACTTAAATGTAAAAGTGACTCGTGCCAAGCTTGAGTCTCTTGTAGAAGAGTTGGTTAAGAACTCGTTGAAGCCTTGTGAAATGGCTCTTAAAGATGCGGGTGTAAGTGCATCTGAAGTAGACGAAGTGATTTTGGTTGGTGGTCAAACTCGTATGCCACTAGTACAAAAATCTGTTGCAGATTTCTTCGGCAAGGAACCACGTAAAGACGTGAACCCAGACGAAGCAGTAGCCATGGGTGCTGCAATTCAGGGTGCCGTACTATCTGGTGACGTTAAGGATGTTCTTCTACTAGACGTAACGCCACTAACCTTGGGTATTGAAACCATGGGTGGTGTTGCCACAGCCGTAATCGAGAAGAACACGACGATTCCAACTAAGAAATCACAAGTGTTCTCAACAGCTGATGACAACCAGTCTGCGGTAACGATTCATGTTGTACAGGGTGAGCGTAAGCAAGCGTCTCAGAACAAGTCTCTAGGTCGTTTCGACTTGGCTGACATTCCACCTGCGCCACGTGGTGTACCGCAAATCGAAGTAACTTTTGACATCGATGCGAACGGTATTCTTAACGTAAGCGCGAAGGATAAGGCAACGGGTAAAGAGCAATCTATCGTGATTAAAGCCTCTTCTGGCTTGAACGATGATGAAATCGAAAAAATGGTGAAAGACGCTGAAGCGAATGCGGAAGCGGATAAAAAATTCGAAGAGATGATTCAAGTACGTAACACGGCTGATGGTCTTGTTCACGCAACTAAGAAAACGCTTGAAGAAGCTGGCGACAAAGCCACTGACGAAGAGAAGTCTGCAATTGAAGCAGCTATCGCGGAAGTGGAAGAAGCCCTTAAAGGTGATGATAAAGACGCCATCGAAGCGGCAACGAACAAGCTTACTGAAGCCTCTTCAGGTTTAGCTCAGAAGATGTATGCTGAGCAAGCACAACAGGCGCAAGGCGCTGAAGGTGCTCAGGAAGAAGCTGGCAAAGATGACGATGTCGTAGATGCTGAGTTCGAAGAAGTGAAAGACAACAAGTAG
- the grpE gene encoding nucleotide exchange factor GrpE — protein MSEQGQDIENPEVETQETAQEQSESAQESADNTVESVVEQDSQVEALQAEVAELKEEVLRAQAETQNVRRRAEVDVEKAHKFSTEKFARELLEVVDNLERAIAASPEDEVVKPFLEGVEMTQKSFVNTLKKFKVEAIEPEGHPFDPDLHQAISMVDAPDAEPNTVLNVVQKGYTIHDRLLRPAMVVVSKAAPAVDEKA, from the coding sequence ATGTCTGAACAAGGCCAAGATATTGAAAACCCTGAAGTAGAAACTCAAGAAACTGCTCAAGAGCAATCTGAATCAGCTCAAGAATCAGCGGATAACACTGTTGAGTCAGTGGTAGAGCAAGATTCTCAAGTGGAAGCCCTGCAAGCGGAAGTGGCAGAGCTCAAAGAAGAAGTCCTACGCGCTCAAGCGGAAACGCAAAATGTTCGTCGTCGCGCTGAAGTAGATGTAGAAAAGGCTCATAAATTTAGCACAGAGAAATTTGCACGAGAGCTGCTCGAAGTTGTTGATAATTTAGAGCGTGCTATTGCAGCATCTCCTGAAGATGAAGTGGTGAAGCCTTTCTTGGAAGGCGTTGAAATGACACAAAAGAGCTTCGTTAACACGTTGAAGAAATTTAAGGTGGAAGCGATTGAGCCAGAAGGTCATCCGTTTGATCCAGATTTACACCAAGCAATTAGCATGGTGGATGCGCCAGATGCCGAGCCAAACACGGTTCTTAATGTGGTACAGAAAGGTTACACCATACACGATCGCTTATTGCGTCCTGCAATGGTTGTAGTATCTAAAGCAGCGCCTGCTGTGGATGAAAAAGCCTAA